CGCCATGCCCGCGTAGCAGAGGGCGGCTTTTAGATAATGGGTTGTCAGTTAATATTTAATGTGTTAGAACAAGTTTATTCTTGAAATTTTAGCGTAAATGTTTGTCCTAGAGTTTAAAGTTGAGGCTAAATTAAAACAATATCAGGCTATAGACGATGCTATCCGCACCGCCCAATTCATCCGCAATAAATGCTTAAGATATTGGATGGACAACAAAGGTGTAAATCAGAAGTGTTGAACGTTGAGAAAAGTCAGAAAAAAAATGCTATTATAGATAGAATCTAGACAACTTATTCCCCTCACAATAGGGAGTTTGCCCTGATGACGAATTTTTCAAAACTCATAAAAGAGCTTCTCAAACCACTGCCTAAAAATGACTACCCCGCTTTAGATACTTTTACATTTTTGTCCTGTTGGATTGGTTTTGCTTTAGATAAAAGCATCGTCAGTATGAGGGACTTATGCAGTAGAATGGTACTTCAAGGAATTAATGTAAATTTATCCACATTTTCTAAGGCAAGCAAAATTAGAGAAACAAGTCCATTTGAGAAAGTCATTGTCGAATTAAATAAGCGTTTAGTTGCCAAAAAAGGAATAGAGAATGCGCGAGCTTTATTTCCTATTGACTCAACAATAATTAGCTTAACCAGTAAATTACTATGGTCCCAGGGATGGCATCAAGTAAAACTATTCTCTGGTCTTAATAGTATCACAACAGAGGTGGTCGGAATACTCATCCATTTTGGTCAAGGTCATGACTCAAAAGAAGGAGGAAAAACGATAGAAGCAATTCCTGTAAATGGAGTTGGAGCAATGGATAGAGGATTTGCGTCTAATCAAAGAATCACCGAATTATTAGAGAGTAGTGACAAGCATTTTGTCTTGAGAGTGAAAAATAATATTAGCCTAGAGATGCTCGAAAATGGCAAGTGTAAACTCGGAAAAGATAAAAGACAAATAGAAGTAAGAGTAGTCGCTTTTTGCGACCTAGAAAGTCAAACAGAATTTCGGCTGGCGACAGATTTACCTCTAGAAGGAGAAGGAGCAGTTAGTAATGAAGAAGTTGCCGAAATTTACATCCAAAGATGGCAAATAGAACTGCTGTGGAAATTTTTAAAAATGCATCTAAAGTTGGATAATCTAATCACTAAAAACGAGAACGGAATCCGCCTACAGATCTATAGTTGCATTATCGCTTATCTGATTCTACAGCTAATAGATATTGAAGAAGGATTTGGGAAAAGCTTATTAGACAAACTGCGCTATTTACAGAGTTTCATGTGTCAACATATTAGCTATGTACACTGGTTCCGGAGGATTGTCTATTCAATTTAAAATTTGATGTTATAGGGGTATTATGCTTGTCAATGTAAAGTTTTATTACAGGATTCAACGTTTCTGGGTGTAAATAAGTATGATCTATCGGCTTATTGTCGAGTTTTAGCCCATGACTTTAAATTTGCTGGTCAATTAAATTCTCAGGCAAGGCAAGCATCGGACGTTCGGCGATGCTCAGTCGAGCCGCTGAAAGGGCATGGTCTTCTATTTCCCGTTTCTTTGACAACTGTAAGAAGCGGAGCGCGGATGCGCCGTCGCACGGCGCAAGTCCCCGCACCAAGCAGAAGGTAATCGGGAAAAAGGGGTATCCACGGTTTAAAAAGTTTTCCCGCTCGGTTGAATATAAAACAACGGGATGGAAACTTATTAATCCGAAAACTATTCACTTTAGCGACAAAAAGGAGATTGGAACACTTAAGCTAAAAGGGACTTGGGACTTAGGATACTTTCAGCAGTCTGACATCAAGCGAGTTAGGCTTATTAAACGCGCTGACGGCTATTATTGTCAATTTGTTCTTTCTTGTGAAGTAAAAGAGGATGTTAAGCCATCAGGTAAGTGTATCGGACGCGCGGTTGATTTCCGCTTTCGCTTCCTGTTCTGCTTGTTGTGCGCGAAAAGCAGCTTCTTGTGCCTTTTGTTCCGCTACTTGTTTGGCTTCAATCGCCGCGTTAAACTCTTCAGAAAAACCAAAATTAACGAGAGATACATCATTGATAATTATCCCATAACGTCTCAGTCTTTCTGCGAGGGAAGTGTCAATTTCACGTTTGAGTTCTCCTCGCTCTTGCCAGATATTTTGTACGGGACGTTGTGCTGTTGCCGCTTTGACAATTTCCGATACTGCTGGATTTATAATACCGGAGACAATCACATTGATATCCCCAACTTGTTGATAAATCTGATTAACTTTGTCGGGGTCGATGTGCCAGTTAACGATAATAGTTGTTTCCACATCTTGCCAATCTTTGGAAGCTCCTTTTGCTTTTACTTCGGTTGTTTGTACTCGAACATTGAGGTGCTTGATCTTGGTGACAATCGGTATAACGGGATGAATTCCTTCATCGAGGATTTGTTTTTGCACTTTGCCAAAGTACATGACAACGCCGCGTTCGCCAGTATCAATAACGGCAAAAGGGCGCAGTATGGTAAGTAGTCGTGCAAAATTAATTTCCTAGTCGAGACGGTCGTCAGGAGACGGTCGTCAGGAGACGGGAGACGGGAGACGGGAGACGGGAGACGGGAGACGGGAGACGGGAGACAGCTATTAGGGATCGGATTTGAGTTTTCAGTTCACTGTTTCCTCACACCAGAAGTCTGACGGAGTAGTGGCTTAGATGTGTAATTAATTTTGCTTAGGTACTTAGTAAAAGCTAATATTAAAATTCCCCCCGCCATTAATGGTATTATATTGCGATTGTAATTCATGACAACTACTTAGATATTTGATCGGTTTTATCGTAGCACTGTTATTATAATCCTGTTTAAAAAGTATAGGAAAGTTGGGAGTGGGGAGAAACAATCAATAACTGAGTTTTTAAAGTTCGATTCGGAGTTAATAATACTATTAAAGGTATGAGGACTTTAACTAGGGGAGAGAAGGAAGGTGAGAGGAACCATTCAAGATAAAGCTGCGATCGCTTGTTCTAGGGCCAGGGAAATATGAGTCCAATGGGTTCCCCCCTGACAAAAAACGATATAGGGTTCCCGTAGGGGTCCATCGGCGGAGAATTCCGAGGTGCTACCATCGATAAACGTGCCACCGGCCATCACTACTTGGCTCTCATAGCCCGGCATTTGGGCAGGAATGGGGTCCAAGTAGGAACCGATGGGAGAATAGGCTTGAATGGCTTTACAGAAGGCGATCAGCTTATCGGGGGAACCGAGTTTAATCGCTTGAATAATATCGCGTCGAGGCACAAAAGGAGCAGGATTGACCGGATAACCCAACTTATCGCCCACATAGGCAATTAAATGACTGCCTTTCATCGCTTCTCCCACCATTTGCGGCGCTAGAAACAATCCCTGATAAAGAAGACGATTTTGGTCAAAAGTTGCCCCTCCCTCCCTACCGATCCCCGGTGCTGTCAGACGGTAGCAGGCCATTTCTACTAATTCCGCTTTACCTGCTATGTATCCCCCGGCCGTGACGATTGTACCTCCGGGATTTTTGATTAGAGAACCGGCCATCAGATCTGCCCCCACGTCGGTGGGTTCTTGGGTGTTGATAAATTCTCCATAGCAATTATCGACAAAACAGACCGTATTCGGGTTTTGTTGTTTAACTATACGGACAATTCTCTCGATTTCGTCAATAGACAAACTCGATCGCCAGGAATAACCGCAGGATCTTTGAATATGTACTAAACGGGTTTGGGGTTTAACTGCTGTTTCTAAAGCCAACCAATCGATCGCACCGGTAGAATCTAGCTCTAATTGCCGATAAATAACGCCAAAATCCTTTAAAGAGCCTTGACCACTGCCCCTAATCCCGATTACTTCCTCTAGGGTATCGTAGGGCGCACCCGCTACCGCTAACATCTCATCCCCCGGTCGAAGAACCCCATACAAGGCACAGGCGATCGCATGGGTTCCCGAAACAAATTGTACCCGCACCGCCGCCTTTTCGGCCCCCAGGGCTTGGGCGAACACTTGATCTAAAGTATCCCGTCCCAAGTCATCATGACCATAACCGCTAACACTAGCAAAATGATGCACCCCGACGCGGTTTGCACGGAAAGCAGCGAGGACTTGACGGAGATTTTCCTTGACCTGTGCGTCAATTTCCGAAAAGATGGGGAGTAAGGCCTTTTCTGCCCTGTGGAGTAGAGGGGGGATATCCATCAAACAATAGACTGTGATATTTGTTACTATTCATTAAGCGTCAAAGTTCCCCCTGTGTCAAATCGAGACGGATAAGACAATGATGCTCTGTCTCCTGTTGTTTCCCTTTGGGTTATTCAATGACTGTTGCGACTTCCGAAAAACTTCCCATCGACTGGGTGACTCTCATCTACATGGCTTTTATCCACTTAGTGGCTCTTTTAGCCTTCTTGCCCGGCAATTTTAGCTGGGGTGCTGTGGGAGTGACATTGATTCTTTATTGGATTACCGGGGGTTTAGGAATTACCCTCGGTTTTCATCGTTTGGTTTCCCATCGGAGTTTTAAGACTCCCAAATGGTTAGAATACTTTCTGGTTTTGTGCGGGACCCTCGCTTGTCAGGGGGGTGCGATCGCATGGATAGGTTTACATCGTATTCATCATAAATATTCTGATACTGCTCCCGATCCCCACGATTCTAATAAAGGTTTCTGGTGGAGTCACATGGGTTGGATGCTGCACGAAATTCCTGCCGATGAAGAAATTGCCCGTTTTACCCAAGATATCGCCGACGATCCTTTCTATAAATTCTGTCAAAATTATTTTGTTCCTATCCAAATTGTTTTAGGCTTAATTCTCTATGCTATGGGTGGTTGGCCGTTTGTAATTTGGGGAATTTTTGTTCGCTTGGTCTTAGTTTTCCACTCCACTTGGTTTGTCAACAGCGCCACCCACAAATTTGGTTATGTTAGCCATGAATCCCACGATAATTCTAAAAATTGTTGGTGGGTTGCCCTCTTAACTTTCGGTGAAGGTTGGCACAATAATCACCATGCCTATCAGTATTCTGCCCGTCATGGCCTACAATGGTGGGAAGTTGACCTGACTTGGATGACCATTCGTCTGCTGCAAATTCTAGGATTAGCTACTAATATTAAGTTACCCCCCACCACGGCAACGGCGACAGAAAGTTAGTTTTATCCAGTTGTTAAATAGATTATAATCTAGCCGAACTTAAGTTTAAGTTCGGTTATTTTTTCTCCGACTTAACCCAAATCTGACGGCTTTTCCCACAGCACAACTGAGGAATATAGGTACGGCGAATCCTCCCCCAAAAAACGAAATCATTGATAGGATAAACTTGATTATTTCCTCCTCTGCCGAACATTGACTGGGGAAAGCGCAACCCATCGGGCCAACAGCGAAGGATAACCAAGCAAAAACGAAAAAACACAGGGGAAATAAGAGGCAAAAAACCAGACCCCCCGCTAGACAGCCTAATCCATCGGCTTTTCTATGCGATTTCTTCTCTGTCACCATCTCTATCGCCGACCTTTTCTAAGCGCTAGCACAAAAAAGTCAAAATAGCAACTTTTTTAACAAATATTTAATATTTACGCTGATGTGCCGGAAAGACCCCAGAGAACGTATATTAAAAGCTAATCCCCAAATTATAGTAAGTTTCTATGAAAAAAATCTCGATTTTAGGCTCTACTGGCTCGATCGGTACTCAAACTCTCGATATTGTCACCGATCATCCCGATAAGTTTCAAGTGGTGGGATTAGCCACGGGTAATAATATTCAACTACTATCGGAGCAAATTCGGCAATTTCGCCCGCAAATCGTGGCGATTAATAACGAAAGTCAACTAGAAGACCTAAAAAGCCTAATTTCCGACCTTGACTATACCCCGATTATCCTAGCAGGAAAGGAAGGAGTAATCGAAGTGGCCCGTTATGGCGATTCCGAAAGCGTCGTCACGGGAATTGTCGGTTGTGCGGGATTGCTGCCCACGATTGCCGCTATTACTGCCGGTAAAGATATCGCCCTCGCTAATAAAGAAACCCTGATTGCTGGCGGTCCGGTGGTGCTGCCTTTAGTGGAAAAACACCGAGTTAAATTATTACCTGCCGATTCGGAACATTCAGCTATTTTTCAATGTTTACAGGGAGTTCCCACTGGGGGATTAAAAAAGATTATTCTCACCGCTTCTGGGGGTGCTTTTCGCGATTTACCGGTGGAAAAATTGCCGCAAGTAACCGTAGCTGATGCCCTGAAACATCCTAACTGGTCGATGGGCAGAAAAATTACCATCGATTCGGCTACTTTAATGAATAAAGGTCTAGAAGTTATCGAAGCTCATTATTTATTTGGTGTAGATTATAATGCGATCGATATTGTTATTCATCCTCAAAGTATTATTCACTCTTTAATTGAGTTACAGGATACCTCGGTTTTAGCTCAATTAGGCTGGCCAGATATGCGTTTACCCCTGTTATATGCCTTGTCTTGGCCCGAAAGAATTTATACCGATTGGGAACCTTTAAATTTAGTTAAAGCCGGCAGTTTAACTTTCAAAGAACCCGATCATCAAAAATATCCCTGTATGGGATTAGCCTACGCAGCCGGCCGCGCGGGTGGGGCAATGCCGGCAGTATTAAACGCGGCCAATGAACAAGCGGTAGCATTATTTTTAGAAGAAAAGATTAGTTTCTTAGATATTCCCCGGGTGATCGAAAAAGTTTGCGATCGCTTTGTAATTCATAACAGTTCTACCCCTAGCCTAGATGACATTTTAGCCGCCGATAGTTGGGCGCGTCAAGAAGTATCTAACTGTCTGATTGCCAATCTGGTCTAGATAGTCTAGATCCTGTAGGGATGTTAACTATAATGTCTCTAAAGGTCTAGGATAGAAAAATAACTAATTTCGGCTATTTTTTCTATTTAACTAGATTTATGATGATCATGACAAGAGTTGATAACCTTCAATAAACCTCTTGGCTAATTAATTTTTTAGGTTTCAAAACCAGCAAAAATAAGGATTAAATTGCCTAAAATCAGGTGCATCTTATGCCATTTTTCTAAAGTAATGGCAAAGATGGTTAATTACCCTCACCCCGAACCCCTCTCCCAGAAAGGGAGAGGGACACGAATAAAGAAAAATGGTATCACACTTACAGAAATACCGACAGTCAGCAATTATCTGTGACTCTTAAATGATTACAAATGTGTCAGCAGCTGCGTGTAAGCATCTCACCGAAAAGCTAATGCGCTCCGGGGTTTGGGTAGGGTTGATTCATGAATCAACCCTACCTTGAATCAACCCTACCTTGAATCAACCCTACCTTGAATCAACCCTACCTTGAATCAACCCTACCTTGAATCAACCCTACTATGAATCAACCCTACTATGAATCAACCCTAGGGGTTTGGGGGGTAGAACCCCCCAAAGGTTTGGATTGAGTGATAAAATCGGAAATGACGCTCAATTTTAGCAGGGAGTTTCCCCTTAAAAATCCCAACTCAGTAGATTTACAAAAATGAGATGCACCCATAAAATCTGTAAATATAGCGTTTCTGATTCACAAGAGGTACATTCCCGATCCTGAACAGCTTAATCAGCAAAGGTTTAAGTGTGCCGCACAGATGCGAGAACCGCTATAGACCATTTAATTGATTATTATTGATTCTTAATTCTCCTGACTACCGACTCCTAACAACAATTTTTTATTTTTACCAGAGGTCTAATGACCCTGAAACTTTCTCAAAAATAAGATAAAATAAACAAGATAGCGATTATTACTTTTAATTTTCTATGGTTACAACTTCTCTATCCCTCCCCGAAATCGCCAGAGAAACCCGTCAAGCGAGTCGTCAACTGGCCATCCTGACTAACGAAGAAAGGAATGAAGCTTTAGAGGCTATTGCTGAGGCTTTAACTGCCAATGCCGATAAGATACTAGAAGCTAATATGGCGGATGTTCAAACGGCCAAGGCGATGGAATTATCCCCAGCTTTATGTGCGCGATTAGAGTTAAGTTCCAGCAAATTAAAAGCCGCTATTGCCGGGGTGCGAGATGTGGTTAAATTAGCAGATCCTTTAGCTACGATGCAAATTAATCGGGAATTAGATCAAGGTTTAATTCTTCAGAGAATAACCTGTCCTTTAGGGGTTTTAGGTGTTATTTTTGAAGCTCGTCCCGATGCTTTAATTCAAATTACCAGTTTAGCGATTAAATCCGGTAATGGCGTTATTTTAAAAGGGGGGAAAGAGGCGCTCCGTTCTTGTCAAGCTTTAGTAACAATTATTCATCAGGCCTTGAGTCAAACTAAAGTTAATCCGGCGGCGGTACGATTATTAACAACACGAGAAGAAATTCAGGAACTATTAAAACTTGATCAATACATCGATTTAATAATTCCTAGAGGTTCTAACGAATTTGTGCGTTATATCCAAAATAATACCCGCATTCCTGTCCTCGGTCATGCCGATGGGATCTGTCATCTCTACATCGACAAAGAAGCCGATTTAAGCAAAGCAATTA
This Microcystis wesenbergii NRERC-220 DNA region includes the following protein-coding sequences:
- a CDS encoding acyl-CoA desaturase, whose amino-acid sequence is MTVATSEKLPIDWVTLIYMAFIHLVALLAFLPGNFSWGAVGVTLILYWITGGLGITLGFHRLVSHRSFKTPKWLEYFLVLCGTLACQGGAIAWIGLHRIHHKYSDTAPDPHDSNKGFWWSHMGWMLHEIPADEEIARFTQDIADDPFYKFCQNYFVPIQIVLGLILYAMGGWPFVIWGIFVRLVLVFHSTWFVNSATHKFGYVSHESHDNSKNCWWVALLTFGEGWHNNHHAYQYSARHGLQWWEVDLTWMTIRLLQILGLATNIKLPPTTATATES
- the proA gene encoding glutamate-5-semialdehyde dehydrogenase, whose translation is MVTTSLSLPEIARETRQASRQLAILTNEERNEALEAIAEALTANADKILEANMADVQTAKAMELSPALCARLELSSSKLKAAIAGVRDVVKLADPLATMQINRELDQGLILQRITCPLGVLGVIFEARPDALIQITSLAIKSGNGVILKGGKEALRSCQALVTIIHQALSQTKVNPAAVRLLTTREEIQELLKLDQYIDLIIPRGSNEFVRYIQNNTRIPVLGHADGICHLYIDKEADLSKAIRITVDGKTQYPAACNAIETLLVHQDIARQFLPAVAQALEEKKVKLLGDEATRQIINVPSAAEQDWQTEYSDLILSIKIVDSLESAIEHINYYGSRHTEAIVSENFNTAKTFSDRVDAAGVFHNCSTRFADGFRYGFGAEVGISTQKMPPRGPVGLEGLVTYKYQLVGDGHIVADYSGENAQSFTHKDL
- the dxr gene encoding 1-deoxy-D-xylulose-5-phosphate reductoisomerase produces the protein MKKISILGSTGSIGTQTLDIVTDHPDKFQVVGLATGNNIQLLSEQIRQFRPQIVAINNESQLEDLKSLISDLDYTPIILAGKEGVIEVARYGDSESVVTGIVGCAGLLPTIAAITAGKDIALANKETLIAGGPVVLPLVEKHRVKLLPADSEHSAIFQCLQGVPTGGLKKIILTASGGAFRDLPVEKLPQVTVADALKHPNWSMGRKITIDSATLMNKGLEVIEAHYLFGVDYNAIDIVIHPQSIIHSLIELQDTSVLAQLGWPDMRLPLLYALSWPERIYTDWEPLNLVKAGSLTFKEPDHQKYPCMGLAYAAGRAGGAMPAVLNAANEQAVALFLEEKISFLDIPRVIEKVCDRFVIHNSSTPSLDDILAADSWARQEVSNCLIANLV
- a CDS encoding IS4 family transposase, with amino-acid sequence MMTNFSKLIKELLKPLPKNDYPALDTFTFLSCWIGFALDKSIVSMRDLCSRMVLQGINVNLSTFSKASKIRETSPFEKVIVELNKRLVAKKGIENARALFPIDSTIISLTSKLLWSQGWHQVKLFSGLNSITTEVVGILIHFGQGHDSKEGGKTIEAIPVNGVGAMDRGFASNQRITELLESSDKHFVLRVKNNISLEMLENGKCKLGKDKRQIEVRVVAFCDLESQTEFRLATDLPLEGEGAVSNEEVAEIYIQRWQIELLWKFLKMHLKLDNLITKNENGIRLQIYSCIIAYLILQLIDIEEGFGKSLLDKLRYLQSFMCQHISYVHWFRRIVYSI
- a CDS encoding methionine gamma-lyase family protein; its protein translation is MDIPPLLHRAEKALLPIFSEIDAQVKENLRQVLAAFRANRVGVHHFASVSGYGHDDLGRDTLDQVFAQALGAEKAAVRVQFVSGTHAIACALYGVLRPGDEMLAVAGAPYDTLEEVIGIRGSGQGSLKDFGVIYRQLELDSTGAIDWLALETAVKPQTRLVHIQRSCGYSWRSSLSIDEIERIVRIVKQQNPNTVCFVDNCYGEFINTQEPTDVGADLMAGSLIKNPGGTIVTAGGYIAGKAELVEMACYRLTAPGIGREGGATFDQNRLLYQGLFLAPQMVGEAMKGSHLIAYVGDKLGYPVNPAPFVPRRDIIQAIKLGSPDKLIAFCKAIQAYSPIGSYLDPIPAQMPGYESQVVMAGGTFIDGSTSEFSADGPLREPYIVFCQGGTHWTHISLALEQAIAALS